From a single Eleginops maclovinus isolate JMC-PN-2008 ecotype Puerto Natales chromosome 20, JC_Emac_rtc_rv5, whole genome shotgun sequence genomic region:
- the pxmp4 gene encoding peroxisomal membrane protein 4, with protein MAGPDLIKTLLYTVNNLLQQEKYKAALAVLKGFRNGAVYGAKIRAPHALVMTFLFRSGSLRDKLRAILKATYTHSRNLAYFVFTYKGLQALQEKCQGKSLQSHSFLAACVGGWLVFGDNNNINSQINMYLLSRILFALSRLAVEKGFIPQPKHDPFPLFATLVWGIVLWLFEYYPHTLQPSLQSSMNYLYHDSNVWHDITDFLVYNKPRTAP; from the exons ATGGCAGGTCCTGATCTGATAAAAACTCTTCTGTACACCGTCAATAATCTACTGCAGCAGGAGAAGTACAAAGCGGCATTGGCCGTGTTGAAAGGATTCAGAAATGGTGCCGT ATATGGGGCCAAAATCAGAGCTCCTCATGCTCTTGTAATGACATTCCTATTCAGAAGTGGCAG TTTGAGGGACAAGCTCAGAGCCATTTTGAAGGCCACGTACACCCATTCCCGCAACCTGGCCTACTTTGTGTTCACATACAAAGGGCTGCAAGCCCTGCAGGAGAAGTGCCAGGGAAAGAGTTTGCAGTCTCACTCCTTTCTGGCCGCCTGTGTTGGCGGGTGGTTAGTGTTTGGAgataacaacaacatcaacagcCAG ATCAACATGTATTTGCTGTCAAGGATCCTGTTCGCCCTGTCTCGGCTGGCTGTAGAGAAAGGATTCATCCCCCAGCCTAAACACGATCCTTTCCCCCTCTTTGCAACGCTGGTGTGGGGCATTGTGTTGTGGCTGTTTGAATATTACCCTCACACCCTCCAGCCCTCCCTGCAGTCCTCAATGAACTACCTCTACCACGACAGCAATGTGTGGCACGACATAACGGACTTCCTTGTTTATAATAAACCAAGGACTGCTCCTTAG